In Alosa sapidissima isolate fAloSap1 chromosome 4, fAloSap1.pri, whole genome shotgun sequence, the following are encoded in one genomic region:
- the comtb gene encoding LOW QUALITY PROTEIN: catechol O-methyltransferase B (The sequence of the model RefSeq protein was modified relative to this genomic sequence to represent the inferred CDS: inserted 2 bases in 1 codon), giving the protein MWQCVCVCVAALLYALCRWLIPTAVCRHGRLALLWHDVCVEKTLDWLTRSSRPERVLRSVQKGTLWDDAQSVLSTIDRFSHHHEWAMRIGDEKGAILDSVVSEVNPALALELXSYCGYSAVRLVPPGGRLITLQFNHYTAVAWQVIEWAGLQNTECALLRKGTVVLADNVICPGAPEYLEYVRTSPAYLSSFIPAHLEYTQAEDALEKSMYQ; this is encoded by the exons atgtggcagtgtgtgtgtgtgtgtgtggcggcgcTGCTCTACGCGCTGTGCCGCTGGCTCATCCCCACTGCTGTGTGTCGCCATGGACGCCTGGCTCTGCTGTGGcacgatgtgtgtgtggagaagacACTGGACTGGCTCACACGCTCCTCTCGGCCTGAg cGTGTGCTGCGGTCGGTCCAGAAGGGGACGCTATGGGACGATGCCCAGAGTGTTCTCTCCACGATCGACCGCTTCAGCCACCACCATGAGTGGGCCATGCGCATAGGAGACGagaagg gtGCCATCCTGGACTCTGTGGTGAGTGAGGTGAATCCGGCGTTGGCTCTGGAGCT GAGCTACTGTGGCTACTCAGCGGTGCGTCTGGTGCCCCCTGGTGGACGCCTCATCACACTGCAGTTCAACCACTACACTGCAGTCGCATGGCAGGTCATCGAGTGGGCAGGTCTCCAGAACACA gagtgtgctCTGCTGAGGAAGGGCACTGTGGTTCTGGCTGACAACGTCATCTGTCCCGGCGCTCCTGAGTACCTGGAGTATGTGCGCACTAGCCCCGCCTACCTCAGCAGCTTCATCCCCGCCCACCTGGAGTACACACAGGCTGAAGATGCCCTGGAGAAGAGTATGTATCAGTAA